Within Lactobacillus amylovorus DSM 20531, the genomic segment TTTCGTTCGCTCTTTTGCATAAAAAAAGACTACCGCCTCTGCGGTAGCCCCGAACGATGGAGGATACAGGGCTCGAACCTGTGACCTCCTGCTTGTAAGGCAGATGCTCTCCCAGCTGAGCTAATCCTCCATAAGTGACCCGTACGGGATTTGAACCCATGTTACGGCCGTGAAAGGGCCGTGTCTTAACCACTTGACCAACGGGTCATATCTCTTAATCAAGAGCACTTCATTATAATAACTAATTAAGTTTCAAAAGTCAAGAACTTTTTTAAATCTTAGTTATCTGAGTGACATCTCAATCACAACGTTTATTATATTACTAGATAACGTAGTAATATGCAAGGGTTATTTTGAAAAAATATCAAATAATTTTTGATAATTGCCACGCATCCACTCGTAATAGCTTGTGCCATTAGGCATGGTCTCTCTCACCTTCAAGACAGGGATCTGATTTTGGTTAGCTAATTTAACCATTCCATTGACAGTGCTGCTTGAAGCTTGAACATTATTAACGAAGAAAGAAATCTTCTTATGCTTAATGGATTGCTGCATATTATGAACTACCTGTGCACTAGGGTCCGTCTCATTCTCTACGGCCTCTTCAAAGGCAGTATTTCCGATCTTAAAGTGGCAACGTTCAAGAGCATAGTCAAATACCGGCTCACTGACAAATACGGGCTTAGAGTGTTTTCCATCAATTTGAGCAGCAAGCTCCTTGATATTCTGAATTTTCTTTAAATAGTTTCGGCCATTTTTTCTAAAATATGCCGCATTCTTTGGATCAATCTGGCTTGCCCGTTTCACAATGTAATTTACATATCGTTTAGGCATATCCAAGTTATACCAAATATGCGGATTATCGCCCTGCTTTAAGCCCATAAGTTGTTCACCAACTTTGGTCACATGAATATCATTCGAATCAGCTAATTTAGTCATCCAATCATCGTAACCCAAGCCATTAGCAATTACGATATTCGCGTTAGCTACTTCTTTAGCAGAATTGGTAGTAGGTTCAAAATCATGAGGATCAGTGTCGCCATTAGTAATAATAGCTTGAACTTCTCCGTGTTTACCTACGATATTTCTGGCAATATTTGCATAGATATTAGTTGAAGTTACAATATCTACTTTATGATTTTTAGTATTTGCTTCTCTTTTTGTAGAACATGCAGTTAGAGTTAAAACTATCCCTAATAAAGTCGTGATTAATAAAAATACTTTCTTTAACTTCATGTCATCTTCGCTCCTTTTAGAACCATTATAAAGGATTGTTCTTATTATAAGAAGGTAAAACAAAAACCGCCTTAGAATTCTTCAAAGACGGTCCTTTTAACCCATTACGGAGTGTGAGGGATTTGAACCCTCGATACAGGTATAAGCCCGTATACATGATTTCCAATCATGCTCCTTAAGCCACTCGGACAACACTCCATAAAAAGTGCTCCGGCTGTCAGACTCGAACTGACGACATCTTGATTAACAGTCAAGCGCTCTACCAACTGAGCTAAGCCGGAATATTAAAAAAGAGCACGGCAGCTTCCTTTCCTCGCAGGCAGTTGCCCACCAACTACTTTCGGCGTTAAGAAGCTTAACTTCTGTGTTCGGCATGGGAACAGGTGTATCCTTCTTGCTTTCGCCACCGTACTCTTTTGAGCTACTACGCTCAAAACTAAACATAATCTTTCGCAAAAAAACTTTTCAGATCGCTTCGCTTTGGTCAAGTCCTCGACTGATTAGTACTGGTCCGCTCCATTCTTCACAGAACTTCCACTCCCAGCCTATCTACCTCATCGTCTCTGAGGTGTCTTACTGCTTACGCAAAGGAAATCTCATCTTGAGGGGGGCTTCGCACTTAGATGCTTTCAGCGCTTATCCCTTCCGCACATAGCTACCCAGCGATGCTCCTGGCGGAACAACTGGTACACCAGCGGTGCGTCCATCCCGGTCCTCTCGTACTAAGGACAGCTCCTCTCAAATTTCCTACGCCCACGACGGATAGGGACCGAACTGTCTCACGACGTTCTGAACCCAGCTCGCGTGCCGCTTTAATGGGCGAACAGCCCAACCCTTGGGACCGACTTCAGCCCCAGGATGCGACGAGCCGACATCGAGGTGCCAAACCTCCCCGTCGATGTGAACTCTTGGGGGAGATAAGCCTGTTATCCCCAGGGTAGCTTTTATCCGTTGAGTGATGGCCCTTCCATACGGTACCACCAGATCACTAAGCCCGACTTTCGTCCCTGCTCGAGTTGTCTCTCTCGCAGTCAAGCTCCCTTATACCTTTACACTCTGCGAATGATTTCCAACCATTCTGAGGGAACCTTTGGGCGCCTCCGTTACACTTTAGGAGGCGACCGCCCCAGTCAAACTGCCCACCTGACACTGTCCCTGGCCTGGCTTACAGGTCGAGGTTAGAGCATCCTTCAAACAAGGGTAGTATCCCAACATTGCCTCCTGCAAGACTAGCGTCCTGCATTCCTTGGCTCCTACCTATCCTGTACATGTTTAAAAGATACTCAATATCAAGCTACAGTGAAGCTCCATGGGGTCTTTCCGTCCTGTCGCGGGTAACCCGCATCTTCACGGGTATTATAATTTCACCGAGTCTCTCGTTGAGACAGTGCCCAAATCATTACACCTTTCGTGCAGGTCGGAACTTACCCGACAAGGAATTTCGCTACCTTAGGACCGTTATAGTTACGGCCGCCGTTTACTGGGGCTTCAATTCAAACCTTCGCTTGCGCTAAGCTCTCCTCTTAACCTTCCAGCACCGGGCAGGTGTCAGCCTCTATACGTCATCTTACGATTTTGCAGAGACCTGTGTTTTTGATAAACAGTTGTTTGGGCCTATTCACTGCGGCTAACCACTCTCATGGCCAGCACCCCTTCTTCCGAAGTTACGGGGTCATTTTGCCGAGTTCCTTAACGAGAGTTCTCTCGCTCACCT encodes:
- a CDS encoding metal ABC transporter solute-binding protein, Zn/Mn family — encoded protein: MKLKKVFLLITTLLGIVLTLTACSTKREANTKNHKVDIVTSTNIYANIARNIVGKHGEVQAIITNGDTDPHDFEPTTNSAKEVANANIVIANGLGYDDWMTKLADSNDIHVTKVGEQLMGLKQGDNPHIWYNLDMPKRYVNYIVKRASQIDPKNAAYFRKNGRNYLKKIQNIKELAAQIDGKHSKPVFVSEPVFDYALERCHFKIGNTAFEEAVENETDPSAQVVHNMQQSIKHKKISFFVNNVQASSSTVNGMVKLANQNQIPVLKVRETMPNGTSYYEWMRGNYQKLFDIFSK